One Microplitis mediator isolate UGA2020A chromosome 3, iyMicMedi2.1, whole genome shotgun sequence DNA segment encodes these proteins:
- the LOC130665585 gene encoding serine/threonine-protein kinase atr, which translates to MEKMDVESSASNSSPENQQANDIEMYWCAVNTPIHSIFKYVKESGTEDRLLKCLESLINSSDTPMKILIPPILRPTASKDNNHINNIYEQVELNHKKYNLFTIWIFGMLFYTSSVPTFSQKMIDSCENVQIKLLKALYWLYYRGFNLIYTRYIEVLDYLLPYIDDDSESGHYDSNLNLTISKFKVDQSISSELNLTIPTMAIDSRDRVLSVMISVLKILVNSEIFDDYTDHKKNIWHRTITILKKLDPRAKVLAVKLMSKIIEFTDNDEQIKIFLVYVQEIFESANNWQSCTWNKEAIDDLNAVIAKTLDNIAINRKEIFNFCLNIISTCENKQLQLTACKKIVNYLKEYPTSLENNKFLDETHQGLSAAFKRFDDDEICRVIAHIIAADIFIFIRNYKNRNDSKIFLVAKSSFLWQKLLDFVDSQEKSDHIKYMCRLIKISRLLSSWLQENTDMHGKFFPDYHRLCQTLSCNLETAAESKNLNVMQMIYCCFMDMMSFIEPSSQITTLLFHIILLPLTSSSSAASTKQDLQELPFKNNDLIISVSKTVDISTKISCVNTLCQFYKGKDHISYLSGLITATATATSNSNDQADQLATTVILNSPLLILNNSNIRFSHINMHILNPAYVGKKRVLLEALGKIIGPIVCILSGHAKIIPLTWDSFEWKVHCDVCDSKNYFYNRNNLIKKEDEIILRTYLNLLKFDSMIRINIADNLTKLSNHTRTFNTNEVTSMWLPYLRDSNESVRVKLSRSVEIIIKNRLAADLPDYKNICQEDWPQDLRLFIESIIKELAGTLDAVLDEKLNESVHETLLITTKYIARVPIYFIEKRLISIFVISIIHPNSSYIGISTASVSYKETAGYYNLTPKEIFSRHKTELLIVIVRLIARNSYVKSHNLSLTLNRLSNCFGFIGSREIFRKNGSVIMSILIPLVVKVQPRINNILKEITFLMSSNESDIYSEYFSHIFPYIYLNEELDVVNKCLKLIVTKTQKTLSKLIDNNFSEIFRELLLHFHDKQSRVIYCLDAMIQYSDERLNGMTFENKENVAEYLNSRLLAILVFFDGNLNPDKSDFYTQRCALGSLSALIKFMGVNYINQLKHKILAILRAALRNFSKQPDLRRLACEAWDSFIHNIALNELGPLLPTICISLIPLLEVYPDDVNKMLEYILIKNYRSVSQDIQELFFFNDLPNIKCEVTNKIKSQISGTPDNFVKNLQVWQRRIVHETDEVRLKALIHLKNFLQQHRGELNEMILNHDATNHVHPAIISLLDALLAGCRQQDTATENNQHHLRQDIRHWSGECLGELGAIEPNLLPRRIISRGDSKFMSEMNAEFACDLLNELVRAFNEQNTTRNVDCFSLAIQEILKIWDIKPEGGANSELWQSFTPLTQQIIFPMLTSHYTILSTPDASNINYPIYGTEAARTFESWIRNWVCRMIASLKFDRNNSDDNYDKIITMLNACWPAFKRDLETTMFCIPQLVTLTIISGNNSECDGLVREILAVISVISDQLDNDEYKRQQLRPMKSLFDDIKYLNSNNSNSNDSKSESNDPERISSNETRRIRCSQVIFSTLDHLRRWLEENRRAHQNTLKYQAVDKFINRLNNLQLAEGCYESREYHRALMYLERHMAANKNDKLSSASEIDLLAKIYTQLEEPDGVFGILASQDHSPTIEQLVLAHEVGGKMQDAATCYERLAQHHNSAPKYVKGIIKCYLSLEQPFTAINITNGILNSKPELEPHLIDSEPFWRLAHFVHLNSNDENVTNKRSNELDSNDDEKTYIKRTLMMDLSKGKQPNLSALKQRLISMIGFASSHQDAYQQSYSHIMKLHVINEFEKATELMITDINALPNIFDEWEKRSSLVRASRGVEFVMGMRRAALDLALTLANSNNKPSTAVGSDNKSMSRLNEGTKSTLKEEIGKIWLKSAKIARKAGLYQQAYMYILSASDYCPPRELHIEKAQLYWQKDCQEDAFNTLERSFKKCYKPFEYYRKIPIRGPSAKTLAGERKNLAKAKLLYAQYNDQIVNVSTEQNTIYYQDAVDVWQCWEKSYLACAQYHDSLFERMTEEQRLSNSGLLLQLRMIRNYAKSLQFGCKYIHQAMPRMLTIWMNLASCVHGNRNATNEQTEKLSKMTQMMEVYADGLPKFMWLTALSQLISRICHPETTIRVVLDKILADLIVAYPHYCLWMMASVKNSSYAARKKRCDDIFKNPKLNTSEMKKYLDDFKRLWECIMEISNTKVPDRTFKTTINFLSKSLVSLLAEPHFGPIPMPTSLFFQLRLPSSSIGQSKKNPNNGGYDKKNYNPFPQNNDVVHIKSIEEKIDVINSLARPRKITFIGSDGKRYIFMCKPKDDLRKDCRLMEFNSIVNKYLQKDPESRQRRLYIRMYSVIPIDEECGLVEWISNLYGFRPIVLQLYRERGIPVMSGKELSEATCKKIDPLEKKRNVYLKKLLPRHPAVFGDWFRLNFPDAYGWYEARNAYIRTTAVMSIVGYILGLGDRHGENILFDSKCGDCVHVDFNCLFNRGESFEIAERVPFRLTHNMIDAMGPLKYEGPFRRSCQITMRILRQQTSTLMSVLTPFVYDPLVAWSKSMGSAGKGTSNIAERTNEQAVKNIKDIELRLKGYVKIQGRELETAAVSLSVEGQTNHVISDATNIDNLCQMYIGWSAYM; encoded by the exons atggagAAAATGGATGTTGAATCCTCTGCCTCAAATTCATCACCTGAAAATCAGCAGGCAAATGACATTGAGATGTACTGGTGTGCTGTCAACACGCCAATTCAttcgatatttaaatacgtaAAAGAATCAGGAACAGAAGACCGATTACTAAAATGCTTGGAATCTCTTATAAACAGCAGCGATACTCCAATGAAGATTTTAATTCCTCCCATTCTGAGACCAACTGCAAGTAAAGACAACAATcatattaacaatatttatgaacAAGTAGAATTAAATcacaaaaaatacaatttattcaCTATCTGGATCTTCGGGATGCTGTTTTACACATCAAGTGTCCCGACGTTCAGTCAGAAAATGATCGACAGTTGCGAAAATGTccagataaaattattgaaggcACTCTACTGGCTCTATTACCGTGggttcaatttaatttacactCGATACATCGAAGTACTCGACTATCTGCTGCCTTACATCGATGATGACAGCGAGTCAGGACATTacgattcaaatttgaatttaacgaTAAGTAAATTCAAAGTCGATCAAAGTATTTCCTCAGAATTAAATCTCACAATACCAACGATGGCAATCGACTCGCGTGACAGAGTTCTGTCTGTGATGATTTCAGTGCTGAAGATTTTAGTCAACTCCGAAATTTTTGACGACTACACagatcacaaaaaaaatatttggcacAGAACAATTAcgatactaaaaaaattggacCCCAGAGCAAAAGTTCTTGCTGTCAAGTTGATGTCAAAGATAATTGAATTTACAGACAACGATGAGcagatcaaaattttcttggtttaTGTCcaggaaatttttgaatccgCGAATAATTGGCAGTCTTGTACTTGGAACAAAGAAGCCATTGATGATCTTAATGCAGTGATCGCAAAAACACTCGATAACATTGCGATCAACAGGAAggaaatattcaatttctgtcTCAATATCATTTCCACATGTGAAAATAAACAGCTACAATTGACAGCAtgcaaaaaaatagtaaattatctAAAGGAATATCCGACATcattggaaaataataaatttttagatgaaaCTCATCAGGGATTATCGGCTGCATTCAAACGATTTGACGATGATGAGATTTGTCGTGTGATCGCTCACATAATTGCCGCAGATATCTTCATATTTATACGGAATTACAAAAATAGAAATgacagtaaaatatttttagttgccAAGTCAAGTTTTCTGTGGCAAAAACTACTGGATTTTGTTGACAGTCAAGAAAAatctgatcatataaaatatatgtgtagattaattaaaatatcacgTTTGTTATCGAGTTGGTTGCAAGAAAATACAGACAtgcatggaaaattttttccagattACCACCGATTGTGTCAGACTCTTTCATGTAATTTAGAAACAGCCgctgaaagtaaaaatttaaatgtcatGCAAATGATCTATTGCTGTTTTATGGACATGATGTCATTTATTGAGCCAAGTAGTCAAATTACGACATTATTATTCCACATTATTTTACTTCCGCTGACGTCATCGTCCTCTGCTGCGTCAACGAAACAAGATCTCCAAGAATtgccatttaaaaataatgatttaattatttccgtgtCAAAAACCGTTGATATTTCGACAAAAATTTCGTGTGTCAATActttatgtcaattttataaaggcAAAGATCACATAAGTTATTTGAGCGGCCTCATTACTGCAACTGCGACTGCAACTTCAAATTCAAATGACCAAGCGGACCAACTAGCGACtactgttattttaaattcgccattactgattttaaataacagCAACATTCGCTTTTCTCATATAAATATGCACATATTGAACCCAGCATATGTGGGAAAAAAACGTGTACTACTAGAAGCACTTGGGAAAATAATCGGACCAATTGTCTGCATATTATCAGGTCATGCTAAAATAATTCCTCTTACTTGGGACTCCTTTGAGTGGAAAGTCCACTGCGATGTTTGCGAcagcaaaaattatttttacaacagaaataatttgataaaaaaagaagACGAAATTATACTGCGTACGTATCtcaatttactaaaatttgaCAGCATGATACGTATAAATATTGCcgataatttaacaaaactaTCAAACCACACGCGCACATTTAATACCAATGAAGTCACGAGCATGTGGTTGCCATACTTGAGAGACAGCAATGAAAGTGTTCGTGTTAAATTGTCAAGGTCAGTAGAGATAATAATTAAGAATCGACTTGCTGCTGATTTGCcggattataaaaatatttgccaAGAAGATTGGCCGCAGGATTTACGTCTGTTTATTGAGTCAATTATCAAAGAACTTGCAGGTACACTTGATGCGGTActcgatgaaaaattaaacgaAAGCGTTCACGAAACTTTGCTGATTACCACAAAATATATAGCGCGCGTaccgatttattttattgaaaagcGACTGATTTCTATATTTGTTATCAGTATCATCCATCCGAACTCTTCGTACATCGGAATATCAACAGCGAGTGTCAGTTACAAAGAGACCGCGGGTTACTACAATTTGACACCCAAGGAAATTTTTTCCCGGCACAAAACGGAACTGCTGATCGTAATTGTGCGGCTCATTGCGAGAAATAGTTACGTCAAGTCGCATAATTTATCACTGACGTTAAATCGGTTGTCAAATTGCTTTGGGTTCATTGGGTCGCGTGAAATATTTCGTAAAAATGGGAGCGTTATAATGTCAATATTAATTCCACTTGTTGTCAAAGTACAGCCGcgtataaataatatactaaAAGAAATAACATTTCTCATGAGTTCAAATGAGAGCGACATATACAGCGAATATTTCAGTCATATATttccttatatttatttgaatgagGAACTGGATGTTGTCAATAAATGtttgaaattaattgtcaCTAAAACTCAAAAGACTTTGTCTAAACTTATcgacaataatttttctgaaattttccGCGAATTGTTGTTACATTTTCATGACAAGCAATCGCGAGTTATCTATTGTTTGGATGCAATGATACAGTACAGCGACGAGCGGCTCAACGGTAtgacgtttgaaaataaagaaaatgttGCTGAGTATTTGAATTCTCGTTTACTTGCGATCTTGGTATTTTTCGACGGTAATTTAAATCCAGATAAGTCGGATTTTTATACGCAACGTTGCGCACTTGGGTCGCTAAGCgcactaattaaatttatgggaGTTAATTATATCAATCAATTGAAACACAAAATTTTAGCGATACTCCGCGCTGCGCTGCGTAACTTTTCAAAGCAACCGGATCTCAGACGGCTGGCATGCGAAGCTTGGGattcatttattcataatattgCGCTCAATGAACTCGGTCCACTTTTGCCAACAATTTGCATCTCTTTGATTCCATTACTTGAAGTTTATCCTGATGACGTCAATAAAATGTTGGAGTATattctgataaaaaattacagatcaGTGTCCCAAGACATACaggaactattttttttcaatgatctTCCGAACATAAAATGTGaagtcacaaataaaataaaatcccaaATAAGTGGTACGCCTGACaactttgtaaaaaatttacaagtatgGCAGCGTCGAATTGTCCATGAGACTGACGAAGTGAGACTGAAAGCTCTGATTCACCTGAAGAATTTTCTTCAGCAGCATCGCGGGGAATTGAATGAAATGATTCTCAATCACGACGCAACAAATCACGTGCATCCTGCAATCATCAGTTTGCTTGACGCATTATTGGCTGGGTGCCGTCAACAAGACACAGCTACGGAAAATAACCAGCATCATTTACGACAGGACATACGTCACTGGTCTGGTGAATGCCTCGGCGAACTGGGTGCGATTGAACCAAATTTACTGCCCAGGAGAATAATATCTCGAGGTGACAGTAAATTTATGTCGGAAATGAACGCGGAATTCGCCTGCGATCTTTTGAACGAACTGGTACGCGCGTTCAATGAACAAAATACCACAAGAAATGTTGACTGTTTTTCACTGGCGATACaagaaatactaaaaatatggGACATTAAACCCGAGGGTGGTGCCAATAGCGAGCTATGGCAGTCATTTACACCATTGACACAACAAATAATCTTTCCAATGCTCACATCTCACTACACAATTCTATCAACTCCGGATGCCAGTAACATAAATTACCCAATTTACGGTACCGAGGCGGCGCGAACATTTGAATCGTGGATCCGAAATTGGGTTTGTCGTATGATCGCTTCATTAAAATTCGATCGCAATAATTCCGATGATAATTACGACAAAATAATAACGATGTTGAACGCATGTTGGCCAGCATTCAAACGCGATCTTGAGACTACGATGTTCTGTATACCGCAATTAGTAACACTGACGATAATAAGCGGCAATAACAGTGAGTGCGATGGTTTAGTACGTGAAATATTGGCAGTAATTAGTGTAATAAGCGACCAATTGGATAATGATGAATACAAACGACAGCAACTTCGTCCAATGAAGAGTTTATTTGAtgacattaaatatttgaattcaaataacAGTAATAGTAATGACAGTAAGTCTGAATCTAATGATCCAGAACGTATTTCGTCAAATGAAACACGACGGATACGATGTTCCCAAGTAATATTTTCAACACTTGATCATTTAAGACGTTGGCTAGAGGAAAATAGACGAGCGCATCAAAATACTTTGAAGTATCAGGCTGTCgataagtttataaatcgattaaataatttacagttAGCGGAAGGATGTTACGAATCCCGAGAGTATCATCGCGCTCTGATGTATCTCGAGCGACATATGGCAGCCAATAAAAATGACAAGTTGTCATCTGCCAGTGAAATTGATTTACTGGCTAAAATTTATACACAACTAGAAGAACCTGATGGTGTATTTGGTATCTTAGCATCTCAAGATCATTCACCGACAATTGAACAATTGGTTTTAGCACATGAAGTTGGAGGGAAGATGCAAGACGCGGCGACTTGCTATGAACGTCTTGCCCAGCATCACAATTCCGCGCCAAAATATGTCAAgggaataataaaatgttactTGAGTTTAGAGCAACCATTCACGGCTATAAATATTACCAACGGTATTCTTAACAGTAAACCGGAACTTGAGCCGCATTTGATTGATTCCGAGCCCTTTTGGCGGCTCGCGCACTTCGTTCATCTCAATAGTAATGACGAAAATGTGACGAACAAACGAAGTAATGAACTTGACAGCAATGATGACGAAAAAACTTACATCAAACGCACGCTCATGATGGATTTGAGCAAAGGAAAGCAGCCGAATTTATCAGCCCTCAAGCAACGGCTTATTTCGATGATTGGTTTCGCGTCGTCACACCAAGACGCTTATCAGCAAAGTTACTCTCATATTATGAAGCTTCATGtgataaatgaatttgaaaaggCAACGGAGTTGATGATTACAGACATCAATGCGCTGCCAAATATTTTTGACGAATGGGAAAAACGCAGCAGTTTAGTTCGCGCGTCACGTGGCGTTGAATTTGTAATGGGGATGCGTCGCGCTGCTTTGGATTTGGCGCTCACACTTgctaatagtaataataaaccCAGTACTGCTGTTGGTAGTGACAATAAATCGATGTCAAGATTAAATGAAGGAACTAAGTCAACATTGAAAGAAGAGATCGGAAAAATTTGGCTAAAAAGTGCCAAGATAGCGCGCAAAGCTGGACTCTATCAACAAGCCTACATGTATATTTTGTCAGCAAGTGACTACTGTCCGCCTCGAGAATTACATATCGAAAAGGCGCAACTGTACTGGCAAAAAGACTGTCAGGAAGACGCATTCAATACACTGGAACGGtcatttaaaaagtgttacAAACCGTTTGAATACTACAGAAAAATTCCCATCAGAGGTCCATCGGCAAAGACACTCGCCGgcgagagaaaaaatttagctaAGGCTAAACTACTGTACGCGCAGTACAATGACCAAATAGTTAACGTCAGCACTGAGCAAAACACAATTTACTACCAAGATGCGGTGGATGTTTGGCAGTGTTGGGAAAAAAGTTACTTGGCTTGTGCTCAGTATCACGATTCGTTATTTGAAAGAATGACCGAAGAGCAGCGTTTGAGTAATTCAGGACTTCTGTTACAATTAAGAATGATACGTAATTACGCAAAATCTCTGCAATTCGGCTGCAAGTATATCCATCAAGCCATGCCACGGATGTTGACTATTTGGATGAATTTAGCGTCGTGCGTTCACGGTAACCGTAACGCAACTAATGAACAAACTGAAAAATTGAGTAAAATGACGCAAATGATGGAAGTTTATGCTGATGGACTGCCTAAATTTATGTGGCTCACAGCACTAAGTCAACTGATTTCCCGTATTTGTCATCCAGAAACAACAATACGGGTTGTCCTTGATAAAATTCTCGCGGATTTGATCGTAGCTTACCCTCACTACTGCCTATGGATGATGGCATCCGTAAAAAATTCGTCGTATGCTGCGCGTAAAAAACGTTGCgacgatatttttaaaaatccaaaactcAATACCAGTGAAATGAAAAAGTATCTCGATGACTTCAAACGTCTCTGGGAATGTATAATGGAAATATCTAATACAAAGGTACCTGACAGAACATTCAAAACGACAATTAATTTCTTATCTAAATCACTGGTATCCTTACTCGCGGAACCACATTTCGGGCCTATTCCAATGCCGAcgagtttatttttccaattgCGTTTGCCATCGTCGTCAATTGGACAGTCGAAAAAAAACCCAAATAATGGTGgctatgataaaaaaaactacaatcCATTTCCCCAAAATAATGACGTCGTTCATATAAAATCGatcgaagaaaaaattgatgttatAAATTCGTTAGCGCGACCGcgtaaaataacatttattggGTCTGATGGCAAacgttatatatttatgtgcaAACCTAAAGATGACTTGCGTAAAGACTGTCGTCTTATGGAATTTAATagtattgttaataaatacttGCAAAAAGACCCGGAGTCACGTCAAAGACGATTGTACATTAGGATGTATAGCGTCATACCCATTGATGAAGAATGCGGTTTAGTCGAATGGATATCAAATTTATATGGGTTCCGTCCAATTGTTCTTCAGTTATATAGAGAACGTGGCATACCAGTGATGAGCGGTAAAGAACTTAGTGAGGCAACTTGTAAGAAAATTGACCCGTTGGAAAAAAAACGgaatgtatatttaaaaaaattattaccgcGACACCCAGCAGTATTTGGTGACTGGTTTAGATTAAACTTTCCCGACGCTTATGGCTGGTATGAAGCGCGCAATGCCTACATTAGAACAACTGCTGTGATGTCAATTGTTGGATACATACTGGGTCTGGGTGACCGtcacggtgaaaatattttgtttgatTCAAAATGCGGTGACTGTGTTCACGTTGATTTTAACTGTCTCTTTAATCGCGGTGAGTCATTCGAAATCGCAGAGCGGGTGCCTTTTAGACTTACTCATAATATGATTGATGCGATGGGGCCATTGAAATATGAAGGACCATTCAGACGTTCGTGCCAAATAACTATGAGAATACTTCGACAGCAGACTAGTACGTTGATGAGTGTTCTGACACCGTTTGTTTATGATCCGCTGGTAGCATGGAGTAAATCGATGGGATCAGCTGGTAAGGGAACTAGTAACATCGCGGAAAGAACTAATGAACAG gcagtaaaaaatataaaagatattGAATTAAGACTCAAAGGTTACGTTAAAATACAGGGTAGAGAATTAGAAACCGCTGCGGTAAGTTTGAGCGTTGAAGGACAAACTAATCACGTTATTTCGGACGCAACTAATATCGATAATTTGTGTCAAATGTACATAGGCTGGAGTGCATACATGTaa
- the LOC130665590 gene encoding odorant receptor 13a-like — protein MTSGALHIDNYVMINRKILKLVGLYPVDLRRYFFSICCLLLIIIPEVLRIFFNQQDLDVILETSSVLSTILLAVIKSIIWIIFRRQDTTILINFLFNDYWDIVVTYCRANEFKYIDKNAKMAKRITVSYIVLIVNALFIFYLLPLRHHIIKAAAILKIDEQEPTFNVSLNFPFIAAYPKFCYKSPFYEVVYFSQMLATSMCGLIILAMDTLIATAIFHSCGHFNVLCAKLQHINFQNNYHLTDELITIIKHHQLAIRFSDHLEYVFNPLMLFQVIASSIIICLVGFQVNTTLKHDNKDKLVEYICYLMMALFQLLLFCWPGDKLINDSLRTNEAAYLTNWYSHRFSHTIKTELILMILRSQRPSYLSAGKFHLMSLENFSTILSTSVSYFMLLQNLDM, from the exons ATGACTAGCGGTGCTCTGCATATCGACAATTATGTTATGATAAACCGTAAAATTCTAAAACTTGTCGGGCTTTATCCTGTTGACTTacgcagatattttttttctatctgttgtttattgttgataataataccggaagtacttagaattttttttaatcaacaagACTTGGATGTAATTCTTGAAACCAG TTCAGTTCTATCAACAATTCTTCTTGCcgtaataaaatcaattatttggATAATTTTCCGACGTCAAGATACGAcaattctaattaattttcttttcaacgaTTATTGGGATATTGTAGTAACTTATTGTCGCgcaaatgaatttaaatatatcgacAAAAATGcaaa gATGGCAAAGCGCATCACAGTCAGTTATATTGTGCTAATTGTAAatgcattatttattttttatttactaccaTTACGTCATCACATCATTAAGGCAGcagcaattttaaaaattgacgaaCAAGAGCCAACGTTTAAcgtaagtttaaattttccatTCATTGCAGCATATCCAAAATTCTGTTACAAGTCGCCCTTTTACGAAgtcgtttatttttctcaaatgCTGGCTACTTCTATGTGCGGATTAATTATTCTCGCAATGGATACTCTGATAGCTACAGCTATTTTTCATTCTTGCGGACATTTTAATGTACTGTGCGCTAAATTACAACAcatcaattttcaaaataattatcatttaactGATGAGTTAATCACAATTATTAAACATCACCAATTAGCTATCAG ATTTTCTGATCACCTAGAGTATGTTTTTAATCCTCTAATGCTTTTTCAAGTAATTGCGAgcagtattattatttgtctTGTTGGTTTTCAAGTAAATACT acattAAAACACGATAACAAAGATAAACTTGtagaatatatatgttacTTGATGATGGCGCTGTTTCAATTGCTCCTCTTTTGTTGGCCtggtgataaattaattaacgat agttTAAGAACAAATGAAGCTGCATACTTGACTAACTGGTATAGCCATCGCTTTTCCCATACAATAAAAacagaattaattttaatgatattaagaTCTCAAAGACCGAGTTATTTatcagctggaaaatttcatttgatgAGTCTAGAAAATTTTAGCACG ATATTAAGCACATCGGTATCATACTTTATGCTTCTACAGAATTTAGATATGTAA
- the LOC130665592 gene encoding tolloid-like protein 2 yields the protein MRHWEQSTCIHFVKRIKGIHKNYIVFTKLKCGCCSPVGKNQYGPQSISIIGQCSNFGTILHELGHAIGFHHEHMRNDRDEYIKIFRDNIQEGHEDKFKKLSIKFTKTLGQPYDYNSIMHYPRFAFAKSSFHSTIEPTRKINEETPGIGQRNALSTGDITTAKLLYNCSAHDGSFFEPWNMIFPPIRPEYSPKVIDKCKWTIRAAEGEQIKVTLTSWDIQETPNCTVEYVEIKDGYQANSPVLARICGEDKTVIVTASNFVLVTYARTRYENYHLGFILKYEAICGGDIDLESNDTYYLESRNYPESYEPNKNCHWNIKAPYKHFVVIKFHYFELEESKNCKNDFVKVQEGRNENAPIIGSYCGKNDHLEVASLMRRIFLTFVSNESKEAGGFSAAISAKPINNNN from the exons ATGAGACACTGGGAACAATCGACTTGTATTCATTTTGTTAAAAGAATTAAAggaattcataaaaattatatagtttttactaaattaaaatGCGG atGCTGTTCACCTGTTGGTAAAAACCAGTATGGACCCCAATCAATAAGCATAATCGGACAATGCAGCAATTTCGGTACTATTTTACATGAATTGGGACACGCTATCGGGTTTCACCACGAGCATATGCGTAACGATCGCGATGAGTATATTAAGATTTTCCGAGATAATATTCAAGAag GACATGaagataaatttaagaaattgtcaataaaatttacaaaaacgTTAGGTCAACCTTATGATTATAATTCCATAATGCATTACCCAAGATTTGCTTTTGCAAAGAGTTCGTTTCATAGTACGATTGAACCAACACGTAAAATAAATGAGGAGACACCGGGTATTGGTCAGAGGAATGCCCTGAGTACCGGTGACATTACTACAGCAAAGTTGCTGTATAATTGTTCTG CACATGACGGGTCATTTTTTGAGCCTTGGAATATGATTTTTCCGCCAATACGTCCAGAATATTCACCGAAAGTTATCGATAAATGCAAATGGACAATCAGAGCTGCGGAAGGGGAACAAATAAAAGTCACACTAACATCATGGGATATTCAAGAGACTCCCAATTGTACAGTGGAGTATGTGGAAATAAAAGATGGCTACCAGGCAAATAGTCCTGTCTTAG CTCGCATATGTGGTGAAGACAAAACAGTTATTGTAACTGCTAGTAATTTTGTATTGGTAACATATGCCAGGACTCGTTATGAAAATTATCACCTGGGATTTATATTGAAATACGAGGCTATTTGCGGCGGCGATATTGATTTAGAAAGTAATGATACTTATTACTTAGAATCACGAAATTATCCAGAGTCATACGAACCgaataaaaattgtcattGGAATATAAAGGCTCCTTACAAGCATTttgtagtaattaaatttcattactttgaacttgaagaaagtaaaaattgtaaaaatgattttgtaaAAGTACAAGAGGGTAGGAATGAAAATGCTCCAATAATCGGAAGTTACTGCGGTAAAAACGACCACTTAGAAGTAGCTTCTCTGATGAGAAGAATTTTTCTGACGTTTGTTTCTAATGAATCGAAAGAAGCGGGAGGTTTTTCCGCCGCTATTTCTGCAAAACccattaataacaataattga